Proteins encoded in a region of the Candidatus Methanoperedens sp. genome:
- a CDS encoding DUF362 domain-containing protein — protein sequence MKKQGETGEELPRYSGSKVYVIKTQDRRIAINELLKYFDIKKLSGKKVALKANFNSSDPFPASTHPDTLSGIVDIMKGNGASVTLAERSGMGDTRRVLEDTGVMALAGKLGFETVILDDLKTEGWLKENPGDSHWSRGFLFPKVFREADAVVQTCCLKTHRFGGHFTMSLKNSVGMVAKYDPEDGYNYMSELHSSRYQREMIAEINTAYKPEFVIMDGIKGFSKGGPDTGTLIEPGIVLASTDRVAIDAVGVAVLRIYGTTNEVSRGKIFQQEQIARAAKLGLGASSPDEIEVVAVNNEAQDICSQITGKLKEP from the coding sequence ATGAAAAAGCAGGGAGAAACAGGAGAAGAATTGCCACGATATTCAGGCTCGAAAGTTTATGTGATAAAAACACAGGACCGAAGAATCGCTATCAATGAGCTTCTGAAATATTTCGATATCAAGAAACTGTCCGGCAAGAAAGTGGCACTTAAGGCCAACTTCAATAGCTCAGATCCATTTCCGGCTTCCACTCATCCAGATACCCTTTCAGGCATCGTCGATATAATGAAAGGGAATGGAGCAAGCGTCACTCTGGCTGAGAGGAGCGGCATGGGGGATACCAGAAGGGTGCTGGAGGATACGGGAGTTATGGCACTTGCGGGGAAACTCGGGTTTGAGACAGTTATTCTTGACGATCTGAAAACAGAAGGTTGGCTAAAAGAAAATCCCGGTGACAGTCACTGGAGCCGTGGGTTCCTCTTCCCGAAAGTGTTCAGGGAAGCAGATGCCGTGGTACAGACCTGCTGCCTGAAAACCCACAGGTTCGGAGGGCACTTCACCATGTCTCTCAAGAACAGTGTGGGCATGGTGGCGAAATACGACCCCGAAGATGGCTATAATTACATGTCAGAGCTCCACTCCTCCCGATACCAGAGGGAGATGATAGCAGAGATCAACACCGCATATAAGCCTGAATTCGTGATAATGGACGGGATAAAAGGCTTCTCCAAAGGAGGGCCAGATACCGGAACACTGATAGAGCCCGGAATCGTGCTTGCCTCTACCGACCGGGTGGCTATTGATGCTGTCGGGGTGGCAGTACTTCGGATTTACGGGACGACAAACGAGGTTTCAAGAGGAAAGATATTCCAGCAGGAACAGATAGCCAGGGCGGCGAAACTTGGCCTCGGAGCAAGTAGCCCTGATGAAATTGAGGTCGTGGCCGTCAATAATGAAGCGCAGGACATCTGCTCGCAGATAACGGGAAAGCTCAAAGAGCCTTAA
- a CDS encoding radical SAM protein, whose translation MNLNEFSDIKVRKEVTKNKEENNILQQIFSVPLDNEKYLIYAPLKGIAFIGNTSLVNAIFEQCSNLNTSIPKSFRTPSGTPRFEKMRTDLDFLQKLDFFQLEALPEDEYQQKGIQYDAVILFLTNQCNLRCSYCYASSGEHKSQQMPWEIAKAGIDFVMGEVIKNQSPTMTLGFHGGGEPTLNWEVLTKATEYAHSLSKKNNIQLHLTGSFNGYWPEKVLHYIIQNFTELSLSFDGLPSIQNIQRPTINKNDSFPRVAETLHALDQAQFSYGIRMTVTNNSVRYLAENISYICKNFKPKKIQIEPVFDVGRAKENKSAIIDLNIFIDQFIMGFKEAEKHQIDMFYSGARLEVLTQRFCLAACRALVVTPDGDITTCFETYSQEHPLSRNFIVGNYKGDGQFFIDKEKLLSHFNHTVEQIPHCDACFCKWHCAGDCAIKTLSENTIDRYHPTERCYANQELTKFLILDKMKKSGELIMVNKKISLPLSKEKRI comes from the coding sequence GTGAACTTGAATGAGTTTTCTGATATAAAGGTAAGAAAAGAAGTAACAAAAAATAAAGAAGAGAACAATATATTACAACAAATATTTTCCGTGCCTCTTGATAATGAGAAATATCTTATATATGCCCCTCTCAAAGGGATAGCTTTTATTGGCAATACGTCTCTAGTGAATGCTATTTTCGAGCAATGCTCGAATTTGAATACATCCATTCCTAAAAGCTTTCGCACACCTTCTGGTACGCCTCGTTTTGAAAAGATGAGGACTGATCTGGATTTTCTGCAAAAGCTTGATTTCTTCCAGCTTGAGGCTCTCCCTGAAGACGAATACCAGCAAAAAGGTATTCAATATGATGCAGTCATCCTCTTTTTGACTAACCAGTGCAATCTTCGATGTTCTTATTGTTATGCATCTTCGGGAGAGCACAAGTCACAACAGATGCCATGGGAGATAGCCAAAGCTGGTATCGATTTTGTTATGGGAGAGGTTATCAAGAATCAATCTCCTACTATGACCCTTGGCTTTCATGGGGGTGGAGAACCAACACTTAATTGGGAAGTATTGACCAAAGCCACTGAATATGCTCATTCCCTTTCAAAAAAGAATAATATCCAATTGCATTTGACAGGCTCTTTCAATGGTTATTGGCCTGAAAAGGTACTCCATTATATAATTCAGAATTTTACCGAGCTGAGCCTTTCTTTCGATGGTCTTCCCTCTATTCAAAATATCCAGAGACCAACTATAAATAAAAATGACTCATTTCCAAGGGTTGCTGAAACATTACATGCTCTTGATCAAGCGCAATTCTCTTATGGCATACGAATGACTGTAACCAATAACTCGGTTCGTTATTTAGCAGAAAATATTTCTTATATCTGTAAAAATTTTAAACCCAAAAAAATACAGATTGAGCCAGTCTTTGATGTGGGAAGAGCAAAAGAAAACAAATCTGCTATCATTGATCTCAATATATTTATTGACCAATTTATTATGGGATTTAAGGAAGCTGAAAAGCATCAAATAGATATGTTTTATTCAGGTGCCAGGTTAGAAGTACTGACCCAGCGGTTCTGTCTGGCTGCATGCCGTGCGCTGGTTGTCACTCCAGATGGCGACATTACAACTTGTTTTGAAACTTACAGCCAGGAACACCCTTTGAGCCGAAACTTCATAGTGGGAAATTATAAAGGAGATGGGCAGTTTTTTATTGATAAAGAAAAACTTCTCAGCCATTTCAATCATACCGTAGAACAAATCCCTCATTGTGATGCTTGTTTCTGCAAGTGGCATTGTGCCGGAGATTGTGCTATCAAGACACTTTCAGAAAATACTATTGATAGATATCATCCGACTGAAAGATGCTATGCAAATCAAGAATTGACAAAATTTTTAATCTTAGATAAGATGAAGAAAAGTGGTGAGTTGATCATGGTCAATAAGAAAATTTCTTTGCCATTATCAAAGGAGAAAAGAATATGA
- a CDS encoding S8 family serine peptidase: MKQKYILALLIGIAIVSSLFTPTVGAKLEAGKLNGYKTIVNQKIEFQDSKIQSKLLESMEKNKEEEKDIIIIIKKDKNKDNVNNFLTLGSKPKALGKKIKYHKMANAYSTKVKAKDIQDIANLDEVDRIYEDFKVTVALFDSVPIIKANSLWSRYDGTGVKVAVIDTGIDSNHPDLKGKVVDEISFVNGESPEDGFGHGTHVAGIIASSGASSNGKYKGVAPGASLMNVKVLGNDGSGLASSVMSGMEYAVDNGADIISMSLGTDVWPPDGTDPVAMTANAAVDAGVVVIVAAGNSGAPFLIGSPATAEKVIAVGASTKMDKIADYSSQGPTWDHRIKPEVVAPGGAAYIDSNPAGLGIVSTLSAGSLLGEWYPGYGVDKYYMALSGTSMATPHVSGVAALMLQAHPGLTNEQIKQRLMNTGVDLGYDPITQGAGRIDALAAVDNIVTISPVSLSYLKNPGTNNKETLKIINNGKNKITLSLKYTGDLTVKFSKDKVTINPGQTKSITASVGIPSGLSTGIHSGNIVLYNGKTLTARVPMLEDTPMNFVSGKSEFNENIKIKSSDFGGEGTKYYYFNVTQGIPGISSILNSTNLPAYTYVYLIDPYGEFVDYSYISQDKTSTTVSASNPKPGRWMILLDSWAYDPTVQEVPVTLTTYLQSLKLQPLSWSPNTTISTGSNIVQDFTVTNTGNYRKSILVDAYMNIPNNLASGSFNGEVNYSNNNGSMMSHTFEIPEGSSQYTFTLTALDNLGYIFADIYDPNGMWVNGVSAGLFAPQSSSVKIKDPIPGTWRANVTMGFAEGDATEHYRGDYAVVSKNTEWITNEPNSLFIPGSSSKHFASHLAPPGDVNGYYTGELSVSASDGQTIKVPISVNVGTNIAYPGDFAGEIQKKAWRYYNTNINSNHLNVNISWDNITSDLDLFLFDPSGKTAASSTQSNTVTEALNVSNPATGTWTIGVYGYNMTGNQNFTGKLN; encoded by the coding sequence ATGAAACAAAAATATATATTAGCTTTGCTTATAGGCATTGCAATAGTTTCAAGTCTTTTTACCCCAACAGTTGGGGCTAAACTTGAAGCTGGAAAATTAAATGGCTACAAGACTATTGTAAATCAAAAGATTGAATTTCAGGACTCAAAAATCCAATCAAAACTCCTGGAATCAATGGAAAAGAACAAAGAGGAAGAAAAAGATATAATTATTATAATTAAGAAAGATAAAAATAAAGACAATGTGAATAACTTTCTAACCCTGGGTTCAAAACCAAAAGCCTTGGGTAAGAAAATAAAATATCATAAAATGGCGAACGCATATTCTACTAAAGTGAAAGCTAAAGACATCCAGGATATTGCCAACCTTGATGAAGTTGATAGGATATATGAAGATTTCAAAGTAACAGTTGCCCTATTTGATAGTGTCCCAATAATTAAAGCGAATTCATTATGGTCGAGATATGATGGAACCGGAGTAAAGGTAGCGGTGATCGATACTGGTATAGATTCAAATCATCCAGACCTGAAGGGTAAGGTCGTTGATGAGATATCTTTTGTAAATGGTGAATCACCAGAGGACGGATTTGGCCATGGCACTCATGTGGCAGGCATAATAGCGAGCAGCGGAGCATCTTCCAATGGTAAATATAAAGGAGTGGCTCCAGGAGCATCGTTAATGAACGTAAAAGTCCTTGGTAATGATGGATCTGGTTTAGCATCATCAGTTATGTCAGGGATGGAGTATGCAGTCGATAATGGTGCTGATATAATTTCCATGAGCCTTGGGACAGATGTATGGCCGCCGGACGGCACTGATCCTGTGGCTATGACAGCTAATGCAGCCGTAGATGCGGGTGTTGTTGTAATAGTCGCGGCTGGAAATAGTGGTGCGCCTTTCCTTATTGGCTCACCTGCGACTGCCGAGAAGGTAATTGCAGTAGGTGCAAGCACAAAAATGGATAAGATCGCGGATTATAGTTCCCAGGGACCGACATGGGATCACAGGATCAAGCCTGAAGTAGTCGCTCCTGGTGGCGCAGCGTATATAGATTCAAATCCAGCGGGATTGGGGATCGTTTCAACCTTATCAGCAGGATCATTGCTGGGAGAATGGTATCCAGGTTATGGAGTAGATAAATATTATATGGCCCTATCTGGAACCTCCATGGCAACCCCACATGTTTCAGGAGTTGCAGCCCTGATGTTACAGGCACATCCGGGTCTGACTAATGAGCAGATAAAGCAACGGTTGATGAATACAGGCGTTGACCTTGGATATGATCCCATAACCCAGGGTGCAGGAAGGATAGATGCTCTAGCGGCTGTGGATAATATTGTTACCATAAGCCCTGTTAGTTTAAGTTATTTAAAGAATCCAGGTACAAACAACAAGGAAACACTTAAAATCATTAACAATGGAAAAAATAAAATAACACTGTCCTTGAAATATACAGGGGATCTCACAGTAAAATTCTCAAAGGACAAAGTCACAATCAATCCGGGACAGACAAAAAGCATAACTGCTTCAGTAGGAATTCCATCAGGCTTATCGACAGGTATACATTCCGGTAATATTGTATTATACAACGGAAAAACACTGACAGCAAGAGTTCCGATGTTAGAAGATACACCAATGAATTTCGTTAGCGGTAAGTCAGAATTCAACGAAAATATTAAAATAAAATCATCAGATTTTGGTGGAGAGGGAACTAAATATTATTATTTCAATGTGACCCAAGGCATTCCTGGCATTTCGTCCATATTGAATTCCACGAACCTGCCTGCGTACACTTATGTGTATCTGATCGATCCCTATGGTGAATTCGTGGACTATTCCTATATTAGTCAGGATAAGACATCTACAACAGTTTCAGCATCCAATCCCAAACCTGGAAGATGGATGATACTTCTTGATTCATGGGCTTATGATCCAACGGTCCAGGAGGTGCCTGTAACACTAACAACATATCTGCAATCGCTTAAATTACAGCCCTTGTCGTGGAGTCCTAATACAACAATATCTACAGGGAGCAATATTGTCCAGGATTTCACTGTTACGAATACAGGAAATTATAGAAAATCCATCCTTGTGGATGCGTATATGAATATTCCAAATAATTTGGCTAGCGGAAGCTTCAATGGTGAGGTCAACTACAGTAATAATAATGGAAGTATGATGTCGCATACATTTGAAATTCCGGAGGGTTCCTCCCAGTACACTTTTACTTTAACTGCACTGGATAATCTGGGTTATATCTTTGCGGATATTTATGATCCTAACGGTATGTGGGTCAATGGGGTAAGTGCCGGATTATTTGCACCTCAATCCTCCAGTGTTAAAATAAAGGATCCGATACCAGGGACATGGAGAGCTAATGTCACAATGGGTTTTGCTGAAGGCGATGCTACAGAACACTATCGTGGAGATTATGCTGTAGTTTCAAAGAATACGGAATGGATAACGAACGAACCGAATTCATTATTCATTCCGGGATCATCCAGCAAGCATTTTGCTTCCCATCTGGCACCACCCGGGGATGTGAATGGTTATTATACGGGAGAATTGAGCGTATCTGCATCAGATGGACAGACCATAAAAGTCCCCATATCAGTGAATGTGGGAACGAATATCGCATACCCAGGTGATTTTGCCGGCGAGATCCAGAAAAAAGCATGGAGATATTATAACACAAATATCAATTCCAACCATCTGAATGTCAATATTAGTTGGGATAATATCACCAGTGATCTGGACTTGTTCCTATTTGATCCATCGGGTAAGACTGCGGCAAGTTCAACCCAGTCAAATACGGTAACTGAAGCGCTCAATGTATCAAATCCAGCAACGGGAACATGGACCATTGGAGTATATGGATACAATATGACAGGTAATCAGAATTTTACAGGAAAATTGAATTAA